Proteins from one Polynucleobacter wuianus genomic window:
- a CDS encoding glycosyltransferase family protein — protein MNKKAAMLDLSPFDETLFLDLDTVVLGNLDFGFEKAKQFGLAIAICESPWGKRYPAIFNGDEVEYNTGVIFFSKKAKVVFDKWKELASSIDSSHVGVHQQGLYKMPANDQGSFALAVESTKFNPFVLPLNWNFRPQWHRSFFGPIKVWHDYSDPPAFFDELNTYYQNADSVIQYHQG, from the coding sequence TTGAACAAAAAAGCTGCAATGCTGGATCTCTCGCCTTTTGATGAAACACTCTTTTTAGATCTTGATACCGTGGTGCTGGGAAATCTTGACTTTGGTTTTGAGAAAGCAAAGCAATTTGGCTTGGCAATAGCCATTTGTGAGTCACCCTGGGGTAAAAGGTACCCTGCAATATTTAATGGTGATGAAGTTGAATACAACACTGGCGTGATCTTTTTTTCAAAAAAAGCAAAAGTTGTGTTTGATAAGTGGAAAGAATTAGCTTCATCTATTGACTCGTCACATGTTGGGGTTCATCAGCAGGGCTTATATAAAATGCCTGCTAATGATCAAGGGTCTTTTGCTCTAGCAGTAGAGTCAACAAAATTTAATCCTTTTGTGTTGCCGCTAAACTGGAATTTTCGCCCACAGTGGCATCGAAGTTTTTTTGGTCCAATAAAGGTTTGGCATGACTATTCAGATCCTCCAGCTTTCTTTGATGAATTGAATACTTACTACCAAAATGCGGATTCAGTGATTCAATACCACCAAGGTTAG
- a CDS encoding glycosyltransferase family 47 protein, whose amino-acid sequence MRNIQIISTPDTLNSALETWFIQNDLFAGAPYSLGLNPALLGDSAIVYLELNQINVDLIRHIKSLGNKVVLYHMGGERLDKDISAYAECDLVIRNYYFPSVINSSEIGKKILWAPNGFRTGVGPRNKTVLKKASQRQCLSAFLGWISNSASYNNERATFAGPAAACGENLYVMPSNGFAGGYNVGLYSAIMEDSIFAPCPSGNNPETIRLYDALEMGCIPISLSHDFLLSRDALAMIGPVPFPLLGAWSELPQFLDQMKLKAINNPSEILGLQQRCIDWWANFKMNMQQKITKHIDAL is encoded by the coding sequence ATGAGAAATATACAAATCATTAGCACTCCTGACACTCTCAATTCGGCCCTAGAGACTTGGTTTATTCAGAATGATCTTTTTGCTGGCGCCCCCTATAGCCTTGGCCTAAACCCTGCCTTATTGGGCGACTCAGCTATTGTTTATTTAGAGCTTAACCAGATTAATGTTGACCTAATCCGCCACATTAAATCACTTGGCAATAAAGTGGTTCTTTATCACATGGGTGGTGAACGGCTTGATAAAGATATTTCAGCATACGCTGAGTGTGACCTTGTCATCCGGAACTATTATTTTCCGAGCGTTATTAATTCTTCTGAAATTGGAAAAAAGATTTTATGGGCTCCAAATGGATTTAGAACTGGTGTTGGCCCACGAAATAAAACTGTGCTGAAGAAGGCTTCGCAGCGACAATGTCTTTCTGCGTTTCTTGGATGGATCAGTAACTCGGCCTCCTATAACAATGAGCGTGCAACCTTTGCTGGTCCAGCAGCAGCTTGTGGCGAGAATTTATACGTGATGCCATCTAATGGGTTTGCTGGCGGTTATAACGTTGGTTTGTACTCTGCAATTATGGAAGATAGCATTTTCGCACCATGCCCTTCAGGAAACAATCCTGAAACAATTCGTTTATATGATGCATTAGAAATGGGCTGTATTCCTATTTCACTATCGCATGATTTTTTATTATCTCGAGATGCACTAGCCATGATTGGACCCGTTCCATTTCCTCTTCTCGGGGCCTGGTCTGAATTACCTCAATTCTTAGATCAAATGAAGTTAAAGGCTATAAATAATCCTAGTGAAATACTTGGACTTCAGCAACGCTGCATTGATTGGTGGGCAAACTTTAAAATGAATATGCAGCAAAAAATTACTAAACATATTGATGCTTTATAA
- a CDS encoding MFS transporter, with translation MDDIGSAKHYRKVAIAACFGTFLEWYDFLTFATLAVVLGPLFFPSNDPNMGLLASLATFGVGMVVRPIGSALFGSLGDRIGRKPVFMITITLMGLATVSVGFLPTYTQIGIWAPILLVSLRLLQGLSAGGEIGGSAIYLTEHAGNERRGFKTSFLQLMGPLGILVSTLQVAFLQQWLSSQEFQSWGWRIPFWISLLLLMTAVYMRRSLEETPVFLELSKQYKKNESQLINNFRDAEIRKRMFILFFCISSSGAILFFCVQVYTAIFLKSSVKLNPALVDQLSIFATLTLFPFTIFAGWLSDRIDRKPVVLGGIFLGAIFIYPAFQMLQTLGAEYTESHAISALLGMGLILTILSLSLGLVIGPQTALLAELFPAKNRNSAATLPHNLAAGWIGGLLPLIVTWLNQIWGNSLAGLWYPTLFLGVAGFMALLYLPETKIVNLSK, from the coding sequence ATGGATGACATCGGAAGCGCGAAGCATTACAGAAAAGTAGCCATTGCAGCTTGCTTTGGAACTTTTTTGGAGTGGTATGACTTTCTCACTTTTGCGACATTGGCAGTGGTTCTTGGTCCTTTATTTTTTCCTTCCAATGATCCAAATATGGGTCTTTTAGCGAGCCTAGCGACTTTTGGTGTTGGAATGGTAGTCAGACCTATTGGATCGGCCTTATTTGGATCTTTAGGGGATCGTATAGGTCGCAAACCCGTCTTCATGATCACCATTACATTAATGGGTCTGGCAACTGTCAGCGTAGGATTTTTACCGACCTATACACAAATTGGCATTTGGGCACCTATTCTTTTAGTTAGCTTACGCTTACTTCAGGGCCTTTCTGCTGGCGGTGAGATTGGCGGTAGCGCCATCTATCTCACAGAACATGCCGGTAACGAGCGTAGGGGATTTAAAACGAGCTTCTTGCAGTTAATGGGTCCGCTTGGAATTTTGGTATCAACACTACAAGTTGCCTTCCTACAACAATGGTTATCCTCCCAAGAATTTCAGTCATGGGGCTGGCGTATACCATTTTGGATTTCGCTATTGCTTTTAATGACTGCAGTCTATATGCGCAGATCACTAGAAGAAACGCCTGTATTTTTAGAGCTTTCTAAACAATATAAAAAAAATGAATCGCAGCTAATTAATAATTTTAGAGATGCAGAAATTCGCAAAAGAATGTTTATCTTATTTTTTTGCATCTCATCTAGCGGAGCAATTCTATTTTTCTGTGTACAGGTATACACAGCAATCTTTTTAAAAAGTTCTGTGAAGCTCAATCCGGCATTAGTTGATCAATTAAGCATCTTTGCAACGCTTACACTTTTTCCGTTTACGATTTTTGCGGGATGGTTATCAGATCGAATTGATCGAAAGCCTGTTGTATTGGGTGGAATTTTTCTTGGGGCAATATTTATATATCCAGCATTTCAAATGCTTCAAACACTTGGCGCTGAATATACCGAATCACATGCAATTAGCGCACTCCTGGGAATGGGCTTGATATTGACTATTCTTTCTCTATCTCTCGGACTCGTAATCGGGCCACAAACTGCCCTTCTTGCAGAACTTTTTCCTGCCAAAAATAGAAATAGCGCAGCCACACTTCCCCATAACTTGGCAGCAGGTTGGATCGGAGGCCTGCTGCCACTCATTGTTACTTGGTTAAATCAAATATGGGGAAATAGCCTCGCAGGACTTTGGTATCCAACACTTTTTCTTGGGGTAGCCGGGTTTATGGCTTTGTTATATTTACCAGAAACAAAAATAGTAAATCTATCTAAGTAG
- the rmuC gene encoding DNA recombination protein RmuC, producing MTFDLSSLLLFGLPLGLCAGLLVYALNLRSSLARAEFQVEAESALTVGLRAERDQALQNAIRLEAELDSERKQGLGRIQSLNEAKEALTSQFKNLANEILEDKSKRFTEQNVASLDALLRPLQIKLTEFKEQVNNSYDNEARERFALKSEIERLANLNLRMSDETRSLTQALKGDSKVQGNWGELVLESILESSGLRKGEEYLVQDSHTQADGSRLQPDVVIKLPEGRSLIVDSKVSITAYARHAETTDSDTAERELAAHIQSLRQHIQGLSSKNYSSLYGVGSVDFVLMFVPIEPAFLLALKTAPNLYQEALAKNIVLVCPSTLMATLRTVAHLWRQDHQNRNALEIAKQCGSLYDKFVGFVDDLEKLGQRLDQAQTSYHDAFNKLKTGKGNLIRSAEKVRELGVKPSKNLSASLIDSSADSE from the coding sequence GTGACATTTGATTTAAGCTCCCTTCTGCTATTTGGCCTGCCACTGGGATTGTGTGCAGGCCTTTTGGTTTATGCGCTAAATTTGCGCTCTAGCCTTGCGCGGGCTGAATTCCAAGTTGAAGCTGAAAGTGCTTTAACTGTGGGGCTTAGGGCTGAACGTGATCAAGCCTTACAAAATGCCATTCGCCTTGAAGCTGAGCTCGATTCAGAGCGTAAGCAAGGGCTCGGACGGATTCAGTCACTCAATGAAGCTAAAGAGGCTCTTACTAGTCAATTCAAAAACTTGGCCAATGAAATTCTGGAAGATAAATCCAAGCGCTTCACAGAGCAAAATGTAGCGAGCCTTGATGCCCTCTTAAGGCCATTACAAATCAAGCTCACAGAGTTTAAAGAGCAGGTCAATAACTCTTATGACAATGAAGCTCGAGAGCGATTCGCCCTCAAAAGCGAAATTGAACGTCTTGCTAATCTGAACTTACGTATGTCTGATGAGACACGCTCTTTAACGCAGGCATTAAAAGGCGACTCTAAGGTTCAAGGTAACTGGGGTGAGCTAGTACTGGAGTCTATTCTTGAGTCTTCAGGTCTACGTAAGGGCGAAGAATATTTAGTGCAGGATAGTCATACACAAGCTGATGGTTCACGCCTACAGCCCGACGTAGTCATTAAACTTCCTGAAGGCAGAAGTTTAATAGTTGATAGCAAGGTGTCCATCACTGCTTATGCCCGTCATGCCGAAACAACTGACTCGGATACCGCAGAGCGTGAGTTAGCGGCCCATATTCAATCATTACGTCAACATATACAAGGCCTATCAAGCAAGAACTATAGCTCTCTTTATGGTGTTGGCTCTGTGGACTTTGTACTTATGTTCGTTCCAATTGAGCCTGCATTCTTGCTGGCCCTTAAAACCGCTCCAAATCTTTATCAAGAAGCCTTAGCTAAAAATATCGTATTGGTATGCCCAAGCACCTTAATGGCCACGCTACGTACTGTTGCTCATTTATGGAGACAAGATCATCAAAATCGCAATGCTTTAGAAATTGCGAAACAATGCGGCAGTCTCTATGATAAGTTTGTAGGCTTTGTAGATGATCTTGAAAAACTGGGTCAGCGTTTGGATCAAGCTCAGACTAGCTATCACGATGCCTTTAACAAGCTGAAGACCGGTAAAGGTAATCTCATTCGCTCTGCCGAGAAGGTACGTGAGCTTGGTGTTAAACCAAGCAAGAATCTATCTGCATCCTTAATTGACTCTTCAGCTGACTCGGAATAA
- the grxD gene encoding Grx4 family monothiol glutaredoxin — MDTQAQIKEIVTSHPVVLFMKGTAQFPQCGFSGNAVNILRASGVEKLHTVNVLEDAAIRQGIKEYANWPTIPQLYINGEFIGGSDIMTEMFQSGELQKLVKA; from the coding sequence ATGGATACTCAAGCTCAAATTAAAGAAATCGTTACCAGCCATCCAGTTGTATTGTTTATGAAGGGTACTGCCCAGTTCCCTCAGTGCGGATTCTCAGGTAATGCAGTCAATATTCTTCGCGCTAGTGGTGTTGAGAAACTACATACTGTGAACGTATTGGAAGATGCCGCGATTCGCCAAGGAATTAAGGAGTATGCGAATTGGCCAACTATTCCGCAGCTCTATATCAATGGTGAATTCATTGGCGGCTCAGATATCATGACTGAGATGTTCCAATCTGGCGAACTGCAGAAGTTAGTTAAAGCCTAA
- a CDS encoding tetratricopeptide repeat protein, translated as MDNFELAKDHFLKGMAYLENQDFQNAEFHFLESLKFLPNRISTLTNLSAAQFKLKKYFEAKTSAKKAIALDPANSEAYLNLALIEKDLKNYITALDLLNKALQLNPYSIEALINKGAVLNELRQYDEALLTHKNAIALDPNSSKAWSNQGVTLNELRRYEEALAAHKKALELDPQSCKAWSNQGVTLNELRRYEEALKSYKQALKINPNDSEAAWNLSLIQLLLGDFKNGWVNYEQRWQIEHAEPYRHIGIHPLRNLDDLLGKKILVWSEQGFGDTIQFSRYINNLINLGADIIFEVQAPLKSLLKNTLKTCRVIAQGEPIKDSIDFQIPLLSLPYLLGALIETTPNYTPYLSSSSEKLAFWHERLKLDKRRLNIGIAFSGRPTHRNDAARSMDPKYLEPLTKMGQLFVTQKDIRPIDEEFLKYHLDIINLEQEIQSFEDTAAILSNMDLIVSVDTSIAHLAGALGKPTYALLPWNPEWRWQLEDKSSRWYPTMRLIRQPSPGDWESCIQTTITELKENC; from the coding sequence TTGGATAATTTTGAATTAGCAAAAGATCACTTTTTAAAGGGGATGGCCTATTTAGAAAATCAAGATTTTCAGAATGCTGAATTTCATTTTCTTGAGTCTTTAAAATTTTTACCCAATCGAATTTCTACACTAACGAATTTATCAGCAGCTCAATTTAAACTAAAAAAATATTTCGAAGCAAAAACCTCAGCAAAAAAAGCAATTGCGTTGGACCCAGCCAACAGCGAGGCTTATTTAAATTTGGCTTTGATTGAGAAAGATCTCAAAAACTATATTACAGCCCTTGATTTACTCAATAAAGCACTTCAACTAAACCCTTATTCTATAGAGGCGTTAATCAACAAAGGAGCAGTGTTAAACGAGCTAAGGCAATACGATGAGGCTCTATTGACCCACAAGAATGCAATTGCATTGGATCCGAATTCTTCTAAAGCCTGGTCGAATCAAGGCGTTACCCTGAATGAACTGAGACGTTATGAAGAAGCTTTAGCCGCCCACAAGAAAGCTCTTGAACTTGATCCACAATCCTGTAAGGCTTGGTCGAATCAAGGCGTTACCCTGAATGAACTGAGACGTTATGAAGAAGCTTTGAAGTCTTATAAACAGGCGTTAAAAATTAATCCCAATGACAGTGAGGCAGCCTGGAATTTATCACTCATACAATTACTTTTAGGGGACTTTAAAAATGGTTGGGTCAATTATGAGCAACGCTGGCAAATAGAGCATGCAGAACCATATCGACATATTGGAATTCACCCTTTACGTAATTTAGATGATCTTTTAGGGAAAAAAATATTGGTATGGTCTGAACAAGGCTTCGGTGACACCATTCAATTTAGTAGGTATATCAATAATCTCATTAATCTAGGTGCAGATATTATTTTTGAGGTTCAGGCACCTCTGAAAAGTTTACTAAAAAATACATTAAAAACCTGTCGTGTAATAGCTCAAGGTGAGCCAATTAAAGATTCGATTGATTTTCAAATTCCCTTATTGTCTCTTCCATACCTTTTAGGGGCTTTAATTGAAACGACTCCTAATTACACCCCCTATTTAAGCAGTTCATCAGAAAAACTTGCTTTCTGGCACGAGCGGCTAAAACTAGATAAGAGACGCTTAAACATTGGCATCGCCTTCTCGGGTCGCCCAACTCATAGGAATGATGCTGCTAGATCCATGGATCCAAAATACCTTGAGCCCCTAACAAAAATGGGGCAATTATTTGTTACTCAGAAAGATATTCGTCCTATAGATGAGGAGTTCCTAAAATACCACCTTGATATCATTAATCTCGAACAAGAAATTCAATCCTTTGAGGACACAGCAGCCATCCTTAGTAATATGGATTTAATAGTGTCCGTTGACACCTCGATAGCCCACTTAGCCGGGGCTCTAGGTAAGCCTACTTATGCTCTCCTGCCCTGGAATCCAGAGTGGCGCTGGCAATTAGAAGATAAATCCAGTCGCTGGTATCCAACGATGAGACTAATTAGGCAACCGTCCCCAGGAGACTGGGAATCTTGCATCCAAACAACCATAACTGAGCTAAAAGAAAATTGCTGA
- the prmC gene encoding peptide chain release factor N(5)-glutamine methyltransferase — MSKDLSLRSLLGSTLLPPSEARILMAHVLDKHYQLPRSALLSRDDMQLNDGALENWRSLVSKRLQGHPIAYLIGKRGFHNIELQVAPGVLIPRPETELLVEIGLREIKRIQKEVTAPNVLDLGTGSGAIALAVAHEAPTALLTATDQSFEALAIAQANAQHLGLNSRIQLLQGSWYEALADKALFDVILSNPPYIAIQDPHLSQGDLRFEPISALTDHASGFTCLEVIIKGALNHLKPMGLIAVEHGFDQSEAVGELMKSAGLQNIRVHQDLSGHFRVTSAMSV, encoded by the coding sequence ATGAGTAAAGATTTGAGTCTGCGCTCTTTATTGGGTAGCACTTTACTTCCTCCAAGTGAAGCCCGGATCTTGATGGCTCACGTGCTCGATAAACACTATCAACTGCCACGCTCTGCCCTGCTATCCCGTGATGATATGCAGCTTAATGACGGAGCACTAGAAAACTGGAGATCCCTTGTATCCAAACGCCTTCAAGGCCATCCGATTGCCTATCTGATTGGCAAACGAGGCTTTCACAATATTGAGTTGCAAGTTGCACCAGGGGTATTAATTCCGCGCCCAGAAACAGAGCTATTGGTTGAAATTGGTTTGCGTGAAATTAAACGAATTCAAAAGGAAGTCACCGCCCCAAATGTGCTGGATCTCGGAACTGGCTCTGGTGCTATTGCATTGGCGGTTGCTCACGAAGCCCCGACTGCACTGCTGACTGCAACCGACCAATCTTTCGAAGCTCTCGCAATTGCCCAAGCTAATGCACAACATTTAGGTCTAAATTCTCGCATACAGCTTTTGCAAGGGAGCTGGTATGAAGCTTTAGCTGATAAGGCCTTGTTTGATGTCATCTTAAGCAACCCACCGTATATTGCAATTCAAGACCCCCATCTGAGTCAAGGTGACCTACGCTTTGAACCGATTTCGGCGCTGACCGATCATGCCAGTGGATTTACCTGTCTTGAGGTAATTATTAAAGGAGCACTAAATCATCTAAAGCCAATGGGCCTGATTGCAGTAGAGCATGGATTTGATCAGTCAGAAGCGGTTGGAGAGCTCATGAAGTCCGCGGGTCTCCAAAATATTCGAGTCCATCAAGACTTATCAGGTCATTTTCGAGTAACTTCAGCTATGTCAGTCTGA
- the prfA gene encoding peptide chain release factor 1: MKPSMRAKLDHLDTRLAELNSLLTSEEATKDMDAYRKLTREHSDIATVVEQFGLYKQAEADAQAAEEMRKDPEMKDFADEEQKQALATMEELEGALQKLLLPKDENDERNVFLEIRAGTGGDESALFAGDLLRMYTRFAERQGWKVEVVSAAESDLGGYKEVVLRLVGQSVYSRLKFESGGHRVQRVPQTETQGRIHTSACTVAVMPEADELEAVKINPAELRIDTFRASGAGGQHINKTDSAVRITHLPTGTVVECQDDRSQHRNREQAMKVLVSRIMDAREREKHQLEAQTRKSLIGSGDRSDRIRTYNFPQGRITDHRINLTLYKIDAMMDGDIDDLCNALASEHQAELLAALGDN, encoded by the coding sequence ATGAAGCCCAGCATGCGGGCTAAGCTAGATCATCTAGACACGCGCTTAGCCGAACTCAATTCCCTTTTAACATCTGAAGAGGCAACCAAAGACATGGATGCCTATCGGAAGCTCACGCGCGAGCATTCTGATATTGCCACTGTCGTTGAGCAATTCGGCCTGTATAAGCAAGCTGAAGCAGATGCTCAAGCTGCAGAAGAGATGCGCAAAGACCCTGAAATGAAGGACTTTGCGGATGAAGAGCAGAAGCAAGCGTTAGCAACAATGGAAGAGCTTGAGGGCGCACTTCAAAAGTTATTGCTACCGAAAGATGAGAACGATGAACGCAATGTGTTCTTGGAGATTCGCGCAGGTACTGGCGGAGATGAAAGCGCCCTCTTTGCTGGCGATCTTCTGAGGATGTATACCCGCTTTGCGGAGCGCCAAGGCTGGAAAGTTGAAGTGGTCAGCGCCGCTGAATCAGATTTGGGGGGTTATAAGGAGGTTGTTCTGCGCTTGGTAGGTCAATCTGTTTACTCGCGTCTGAAATTTGAATCTGGAGGCCACCGTGTTCAACGAGTTCCGCAAACCGAAACTCAGGGTCGCATTCATACCTCCGCTTGCACAGTTGCAGTAATGCCGGAAGCGGACGAACTGGAAGCAGTCAAAATTAATCCCGCTGAATTACGTATCGATACCTTCCGCGCTTCTGGTGCTGGCGGTCAGCACATTAATAAAACGGACTCTGCCGTTCGTATTACGCATCTACCAACAGGTACCGTGGTGGAATGCCAGGACGATCGCAGTCAACATCGCAATCGCGAGCAGGCAATGAAAGTTTTAGTTTCACGAATCATGGATGCGCGCGAACGCGAGAAGCATCAACTCGAAGCACAAACTAGAAAGTCGCTGATTGGGTCAGGTGATCGCAGCGATCGCATTCGCACTTATAACTTCCCACAAGGCCGCATCACTGATCACCGCATTAATCTCACGCTCTATAAAATCGATGCCATGATGGATGGTGACATTGACGATCTTTGTAATGCACTTGCATCAGAACATCAAGCTGAGTTGCTGGCTGCGCTTGGTGATAATTAA
- the hemA gene encoding glutamyl-tRNA reductase: MKLLTLGINHHTAPVAIREKVAFDPEFLQEALHDLRQHLLGANQSGLPEATILSTCNRTEVYCAANDANAAGILHEATFDWLAKTQQLAPSSLEPHIYSLPQSDAVRHAFRVACGLDSMVIGETQILGQMKDAVRTANDAGVLGTYLNQLFQKTFAVAKEVRGSTEIGAHSISMAAASVRLSERIFEKISDQKILFIGAGEMITLCATHFVARKPKNVAIANRTIERGQELANSIASQDIQAESFKLSELPGRLHEFDIVISSTASSLPIIGLGMVESALKQRRHKPMVMIDLAVPRDFEPEISRLDDVYLYTVDDLGVMIQTGTNLRQAAVSQAEAIIEDRVGNFMHWMQGRNAVPLIQDIQQQGEHLRQLELERAMKRLMRGDDPQEVLNAMAQGLTNKFLHGSLHALQHSNGAERDALIKLLPKLFASHSKPEDH; this comes from the coding sequence ATGAAGTTGTTGACACTCGGCATCAATCATCACACAGCGCCGGTCGCCATTCGGGAAAAGGTCGCCTTTGATCCTGAATTTCTTCAAGAAGCGTTGCATGATCTCCGCCAGCATTTGTTGGGGGCGAATCAATCTGGCCTGCCTGAAGCCACCATCTTGTCAACTTGTAACCGAACAGAAGTCTACTGCGCCGCAAATGATGCAAACGCTGCTGGGATTCTTCATGAAGCGACTTTTGACTGGTTAGCAAAAACCCAACAGCTCGCCCCAAGTAGCCTTGAGCCCCATATTTACTCTCTCCCGCAATCAGATGCCGTTCGCCATGCTTTCAGAGTGGCTTGCGGCCTAGATTCAATGGTAATTGGTGAAACCCAAATTTTGGGCCAGATGAAAGATGCAGTTCGGACCGCAAATGATGCTGGTGTTTTGGGAACTTATCTCAATCAATTGTTTCAAAAAACATTTGCCGTTGCAAAAGAAGTTCGCGGCTCTACAGAGATTGGCGCACACTCAATTTCAATGGCTGCTGCATCTGTGCGACTCTCTGAGCGCATTTTTGAAAAAATTTCTGATCAGAAAATTCTATTTATTGGCGCAGGTGAAATGATCACCTTGTGTGCAACACATTTTGTTGCTCGCAAACCCAAAAACGTAGCCATCGCAAATCGTACGATTGAGCGTGGGCAAGAATTGGCCAACTCAATTGCTTCGCAAGATATCCAAGCGGAGTCATTTAAGTTATCTGAACTTCCAGGTCGCCTGCACGAGTTTGATATTGTTATTTCCAGCACTGCATCTTCATTACCCATCATTGGTTTAGGCATGGTGGAGAGCGCCCTAAAACAACGTCGCCATAAGCCTATGGTGATGATTGATCTAGCGGTACCACGCGACTTTGAGCCAGAAATTTCTAGATTGGATGACGTATATCTCTATACCGTTGATGACCTAGGAGTCATGATTCAAACGGGTACAAATTTGCGTCAAGCAGCCGTAAGCCAAGCAGAAGCCATTATTGAAGATCGCGTTGGCAACTTTATGCATTGGATGCAAGGTCGTAATGCGGTGCCTTTAATTCAGGACATTCAGCAACAAGGTGAGCACTTAAGACAGCTTGAACTAGAACGTGCCATGAAGCGCTTAATGCGTGGTGATGATCCACAAGAAGTGCTCAATGCCATGGCACAAGGTTTAACTAATAAGTTTTTGCATGGATCACTCCATGCGCTGCAACATTCAAATGGTGCTGAGCGTGACGCCTTGATCAAGCTATTACCAAAACTTTTCGCTTCACATTCAAAACCAGAAGACCATTAG
- a CDS encoding uracil-DNA glycosylase, which translates to MPSFSKDDIPKDWRELLGDYFESSAWIELECNIQAVLDNDFTSVRPEPQNFFKALALTPVDSVKVVILGQDPYHSPGLAQGLAFSIPANIPTNSREFPSSLRNISKALALEGFGALPSGDLHHWAKQGVLLLNTALSVKLGEAGSHTNLGWKNLIDRLIFALAMKKPSLIWMLWGGHAQSKLPLIETGKDPLILQSSHPSGLGVYKTAKPFLEPGGTGSCKHFTQANNWLIGHGLKPIQWINTSEKTSSKGSQANLFS; encoded by the coding sequence ATGCCTTCTTTTTCAAAAGACGATATCCCAAAGGATTGGCGCGAGCTTTTAGGTGATTACTTTGAGTCTTCTGCTTGGATTGAATTAGAGTGCAATATTCAAGCGGTCCTCGATAACGACTTTACGAGTGTTCGACCTGAACCACAAAATTTTTTTAAAGCACTCGCTTTAACGCCGGTTGACTCAGTAAAAGTAGTCATACTTGGACAAGATCCTTATCACTCACCCGGACTGGCACAAGGTCTTGCATTTTCCATTCCAGCAAATATTCCAACAAACTCTCGCGAGTTTCCAAGCTCACTTCGCAATATCAGCAAAGCTCTAGCTCTTGAGGGTTTTGGTGCTCTTCCAAGCGGCGACTTACATCACTGGGCCAAACAAGGAGTGCTACTACTCAACACCGCTCTGAGCGTTAAATTGGGTGAAGCTGGTAGTCATACGAATTTAGGCTGGAAAAATTTGATTGATCGTTTAATTTTTGCGCTAGCAATGAAGAAACCCTCTTTAATTTGGATGCTTTGGGGCGGACATGCACAGTCCAAATTACCACTCATCGAAACTGGCAAAGATCCATTGATTTTGCAATCGTCACATCCGTCAGGTCTGGGTGTCTATAAAACTGCTAAGCCTTTTTTAGAACCAGGCGGTACTGGAAGTTGCAAACACTTCACTCAAGCAAATAACTGGTTGATAGGGCATGGTCTTAAACCGATTCAATGGATCAACACTTCTGAGAAGACCTCAAGCAAAGGGTCGCAAGCCAACCTATTTAGCTAA